A genome region from Mycobacterium florentinum includes the following:
- a CDS encoding SRPBCC family protein — MVEIHVERTIAAPVEQVFDWLADPVNLAASPLALKGYWAKGTSGPGPGALREVIAVGSWFREELTAYDRPHSYTYLIVKSIPPFDHDGGTLTFTAAGDGTHVDWLTNYTHPAAAGGKALEALTRRLLRSSFVAILDACAKALEK, encoded by the coding sequence ATGGTCGAGATTCATGTGGAACGCACGATCGCCGCGCCGGTGGAGCAAGTGTTCGACTGGCTGGCCGATCCGGTCAATCTGGCCGCCTCGCCGTTGGCGCTCAAGGGTTACTGGGCCAAGGGCACGTCGGGTCCGGGCCCGGGAGCGTTGCGCGAGGTGATCGCGGTCGGCAGCTGGTTTCGCGAAGAGCTGACGGCCTACGATCGGCCCCACAGCTACACCTACTTGATCGTCAAGTCGATCCCGCCGTTCGATCACGACGGCGGCACCCTGACGTTCACGGCCGCCGGCGATGGGACGCATGTCGACTGGCTGACCAACTACACCCATCCGGCCGCGGCCGGAGGCAAGGCGCTGGAGGCGCTCACCCGCCGGCTGCTGCGCTCGAGTTTTGTCGCGATCCTGGACGCGTGCGCGAAGGCGCTGGAAAAGTAG
- a CDS encoding heme-binding protein: MNFSSIVARRRVAGISAGCLLGGMAMGIVAAPSAVAAPDCSPAGVNATVSSTQDAAQQYLAAHPGANQVVTAAFNQPRGEAASSLRGYFTAHPQEYTDLRGILAPIGETERQCNVSALPGNLESAYHEFMAG, translated from the coding sequence ATGAATTTCAGCAGTATCGTCGCGCGCCGGCGCGTCGCCGGCATCAGCGCGGGCTGCCTGCTCGGGGGAATGGCCATGGGCATCGTCGCCGCACCGTCGGCGGTTGCGGCCCCCGACTGCAGCCCCGCCGGCGTCAACGCCACGGTTTCCTCGACGCAGGACGCGGCACAGCAGTATCTCGCCGCCCACCCGGGCGCGAACCAGGTGGTGACGGCCGCGTTCAACCAGCCGCGTGGGGAGGCCGCGTCCAGCCTGCGCGGCTACTTCACCGCGCACCCGCAGGAGTACACCGACCTGCGTGGCATCCTGGCGCCGATCGGCGAAACCGAGCGTCAGTGCAACGTCTCGGCACTGCCGGGGAACCTGGAATCGGCCTACCACGAATTCATGGCCGGCTGA
- a CDS encoding DNA topoisomerase IB — translation MRLRRSTLGGPGIARKRRGKGFAYYGPDGNPLTDEAALQRIKDLVIPPAWKKVWISPHTNGHIQAVGTDVAGRRQYLYHSAWQQERAEEKFDRVLDLSTRLPDFRARIVADLARRGATRERVLALGLRLLDRGYFRSGGEQYADEHESYGIATLLCEHVTVHRDTVEFDYPAKSGVQRTVAVPDAGVVRAVRSLMRRRDRSARLLVYRNASEWTEVRAEDLNVRFKELVGDEFTVKDLRTWHGTVLAAAAFVDADPPVSQRVIKRVEAAVMKEVAEELGNTPAVARGSYVDPRVVAAYEQEITIATAARRAQRARRPDAAQEILEKATRMLIRRIAKDGNGSRTPTLAKTA, via the coding sequence ATGCGGTTGCGCCGAAGCACGCTCGGCGGTCCGGGGATCGCGCGCAAACGCCGGGGCAAAGGGTTCGCCTACTACGGACCCGACGGCAACCCGCTGACGGACGAGGCCGCCCTGCAACGGATCAAAGACCTGGTGATCCCGCCGGCGTGGAAAAAGGTGTGGATCTCGCCGCACACCAACGGCCACATCCAAGCCGTCGGCACCGATGTCGCCGGGCGCCGCCAGTATCTCTACCATTCCGCCTGGCAGCAGGAGCGAGCCGAGGAGAAGTTCGACCGCGTCCTGGATCTGTCGACCCGGTTGCCGGATTTCCGCGCCCGCATTGTCGCCGACCTCGCTCGTCGGGGCGCGACGCGGGAGCGCGTGCTGGCGCTGGGACTGCGGCTGCTGGACCGTGGCTACTTCCGCTCTGGGGGTGAGCAATACGCCGACGAACACGAATCCTACGGAATTGCCACCCTGCTGTGTGAGCACGTGACGGTGCACCGCGACACCGTCGAATTCGACTACCCCGCCAAGAGCGGCGTGCAACGCACCGTGGCGGTGCCGGACGCCGGAGTGGTCCGTGCGGTGCGTTCACTGATGCGCCGCCGTGACCGCAGCGCGCGGTTGCTGGTGTACCGCAACGCATCCGAATGGACCGAGGTTCGGGCCGAGGATCTCAATGTCCGGTTCAAGGAACTCGTCGGCGACGAATTCACGGTGAAGGACCTGCGGACATGGCACGGAACGGTGCTGGCGGCAGCGGCATTCGTCGACGCGGATCCACCCGTATCCCAACGCGTGATCAAACGCGTCGAGGCCGCGGTGATGAAGGAGGTCGCCGAGGAACTCGGCAACACTCCCGCGGTGGCACGCGGGTCGTATGTCGATCCGCGAGTCGTCGCCGCCTACGAGCAGGAAATCACCATCGCCACGGCCGCCCGGCGCGCCCAGCGCGCCCGTCGGCCCGACGCGGCGCAGGAGATCCTCGAAAAAGCGACTCGCATGCTGATACGGCGAATAGCGAAGGATGGCAACGGATCCCGGACACCCACCCTCGCCAAGACGGCCTGA
- a CDS encoding STAS domain-containing protein has translation MTQAGSSVGVCVEHTHDVAVLKVTGLLNSATYRTLRDAVIDAALDEPRAVIADVNGLSVPAESAWSVFTSARWHVTAWPDVPILLVCQHSAYRRSITATGIARCVPLYSGREAALAAAIKRPLRDRRRLRTQLPARAVSLGLARALIGQWLTAWAQGCLIPVVGTIATILVDNVLKHTDSAPVLIVESLQDTVVVAVEDDSQVPAGRLEDESGSETLSGLSIVSALCRVWRSTPKSSGKTVWALVGRENQL, from the coding sequence GTGACTCAGGCCGGCTCGTCCGTCGGCGTGTGCGTGGAACATACGCATGATGTCGCGGTTCTGAAGGTGACCGGACTGCTGAACAGCGCCACCTACCGCACGCTTCGCGACGCCGTGATCGACGCTGCGCTGGATGAGCCGCGAGCGGTAATCGCCGACGTCAACGGCCTATCGGTGCCCGCGGAATCCGCATGGTCGGTGTTTACCAGCGCTCGCTGGCATGTCACGGCGTGGCCCGATGTACCGATCCTGCTGGTGTGTCAGCACTCTGCGTATCGGCGGTCGATCACCGCGACCGGTATCGCCCGATGCGTTCCGCTGTATTCCGGCCGCGAGGCGGCGCTGGCTGCCGCCATCAAGCGGCCGTTGCGGGACCGACGGCGGCTGCGAACCCAGCTTCCGGCAAGAGCGGTCAGTCTGGGGCTCGCCCGCGCCCTGATCGGGCAATGGCTTACCGCGTGGGCCCAGGGCTGTCTGATTCCCGTCGTGGGCACGATCGCCACCATCCTGGTTGACAACGTCCTCAAGCACACCGACAGCGCGCCGGTGCTGATTGTCGAAAGCCTGCAAGACACCGTCGTAGTGGCGGTGGAAGACGACAGCCAGGTGCCGGCCGGCCGGCTCGAGGATGAAAGTGGCAGCGAAACCCTGTCGGGCCTATCGATCGTTTCCGCACTTTGTCGCGTATGGCGCAGCACGCCGAAGTCGTCGGGGAAAACGGTCTGGGCACTCGTCGGTCGCGAAAACCAGCTCTAG
- a CDS encoding DUF7218 family protein, with protein MPNPSIKNEKMYRELRKQGNSEEKSARISNAAAARGKSSVGRKGGKSGSYTDWTVPALKKRAKELGMSGYSGLTKDKLVAKLRNH; from the coding sequence GTGCCGAACCCGTCGATCAAGAACGAGAAGATGTATCGCGAACTGCGCAAACAGGGCAATTCGGAGGAAAAGTCCGCGCGAATCTCCAACGCCGCCGCGGCACGGGGCAAGTCCTCGGTCGGCCGCAAGGGGGGCAAGTCCGGCTCGTACACCGATTGGACGGTGCCGGCACTGAAGAAGCGCGCCAAAGAGCTTGGAATGTCCGGCTATTCGGGCCTTACGAAAGACAAATTGGTCGCCAAGCTGCGTAACCACTGA
- a CDS encoding glycosyltransferase: MPLPPLRVYDRAVVVVPAHNEKARLPACLRAVLTSALCVPIPVSVVVVLDASDDDSAKLAGEYGPDVHFVSVDARNVGAARAAGFGYGRSLCRDEDECWYATTDADSRVDPGWLIHQLELGADMVLGVVRVVNWRHHSPDLAARYTRAYESNRDGQHDHVHGANMGFSARAYWRVGGFRTLTSGEDVDLVERFEAAGYRIHRDTDLSVITSARTRARAPRGFAHYLRQFGTPAVGDRA; this comes from the coding sequence ATGCCGCTGCCACCGCTTCGCGTCTACGATCGGGCTGTCGTGGTGGTTCCCGCCCACAACGAAAAGGCACGTCTCCCGGCATGTCTGCGGGCCGTACTGACCAGCGCGCTGTGTGTGCCGATTCCGGTCTCGGTAGTAGTGGTGCTGGACGCCAGCGACGACGACAGCGCGAAGCTGGCGGGCGAATACGGGCCGGATGTGCACTTCGTCAGCGTCGACGCCCGCAACGTCGGTGCCGCACGGGCGGCGGGTTTCGGCTACGGCCGGTCGCTGTGCCGCGACGAGGACGAGTGCTGGTACGCCACCACCGATGCCGACAGCCGAGTGGACCCCGGCTGGCTGATCCATCAGCTGGAGCTCGGCGCGGACATGGTGTTGGGCGTGGTACGGGTGGTCAACTGGCGCCACCATTCCCCCGACCTCGCCGCGCGTTATACACGGGCTTACGAGTCGAATCGGGACGGCCAGCACGACCACGTCCACGGCGCCAACATGGGTTTCAGTGCGCGCGCCTACTGGCGGGTCGGCGGCTTTCGCACGCTGACCTCCGGTGAGGACGTCGATCTGGTCGAGCGATTCGAGGCCGCCGGTTATCGCATTCACCGCGACACCGACTTGTCGGTCATCACATCGGCACGAACCCGGGCCCGCGCGCCACGCGGATTCGCGCATTATCTAAGACAATTCGGGACACCGGCGGTGGGTGATCGCGCGTGA
- a CDS encoding acyl-CoA dehydrogenase family protein, with protein sequence MTAGLIKHWLDSGRLELPLPASGRTLERWQRLALLAEEDVVAARIVEAHVDAVAIIDELGGKPPDLGQLWGVWAAESPDAVVTATNVKGAFTLNGTKVWCSGAGFCTHALVTARLYDGRRGLFAVAVADPAVKALPSTWWNAGMAGSDTRPVQFTNAQAVSVGDPGDYLNRSGFWHGAIGVAACWLGGARRVAEPLYRCAASESADAYSLAHLGAVDAALAAGDAMLTTAATHVDADPFDRSDSAELLARRVRAIVEHAADEAITRTGRALGPGPLCQDGRHAQRVADLSIYIRQSHAERDLAALGGLAGQRR encoded by the coding sequence GTGACCGCAGGGTTGATCAAACACTGGCTGGATTCCGGACGGCTCGAACTGCCGCTGCCCGCGTCGGGACGCACGCTGGAACGCTGGCAACGTCTGGCCCTGCTCGCCGAAGAAGACGTCGTCGCGGCCCGCATTGTCGAAGCCCACGTCGACGCCGTTGCGATCATCGACGAATTAGGCGGCAAGCCACCCGATCTCGGTCAACTGTGGGGGGTGTGGGCGGCCGAATCACCGGACGCCGTGGTGACGGCCACCAACGTGAAGGGCGCGTTCACCCTGAACGGCACCAAGGTTTGGTGCTCGGGCGCCGGATTCTGCACCCACGCCCTGGTGACCGCCCGACTGTACGACGGCCGGCGCGGCCTGTTCGCGGTCGCGGTCGCCGACCCTGCGGTGAAGGCACTGCCGTCCACCTGGTGGAACGCCGGGATGGCCGGAAGTGACACTCGGCCCGTGCAGTTCACCAATGCCCAAGCCGTCTCGGTCGGCGACCCGGGTGACTACCTGAACCGGTCCGGCTTCTGGCACGGCGCGATCGGCGTCGCGGCATGCTGGCTCGGCGGTGCGCGCAGGGTTGCCGAACCGCTCTATCGCTGTGCCGCAAGTGAATCAGCGGACGCGTATTCGTTGGCGCATCTGGGCGCGGTCGACGCGGCGCTCGCCGCCGGCGACGCGATGCTGACCACCGCGGCAACCCACGTCGATGCCGACCCGTTCGACCGGTCCGACAGTGCCGAACTGCTCGCGCGCCGGGTTCGGGCGATCGTCGAACACGCCGCCGACGAGGCGATCACCCGCACCGGCCGTGCGTTGGGGCCCGGTCCCCTGTGTCAGGACGGCCGGCATGCCCAGCGGGTGGCCGATCTGAGCATCTACATACGGCAAAGCCACGCCGAGCGGGATCTGG